One window of the Lytechinus variegatus isolate NC3 chromosome 3, Lvar_3.0, whole genome shotgun sequence genome contains the following:
- the LOC121412089 gene encoding uncharacterized protein LOC121412089: protein MTNGNNRLKEFAENQKFMMETDLAFFLGYVVMTIVATRFRYVLSLRKLLHLTYRLFYSSLFFKTVCLLLLNIDLSRFARTGLEMTKMQDAAEVFSWLSTVFFVCVLLLVSKGFSITRAQISLPGTVKTICFGFIYLTFYTIVFFDQRVLLDPQDIIVSMTSLSASGAIIFVYGCIVTIKNHPRKVSFYLPFTIFFSVWFVAEPTYRLLSLYVYPVLKSPNIWNGIDLALCFTGHAYFLYITRPDRLNKRFPFHLRAGKVSFRDIDEDVEDLYIPSKDFYSIFQTGKKSDIGPGTTLTIPEGPQHFQTPVLPFNAPSEECLAVLLRPSLPEIPTVSATVDLSYRIPSPEIPTVSANVDPAYRTPSPEIPTVSATVDPAYRTPSTVIPKVSGTVQKQTPATSSVFVSMPSVVARQSKKITPAGSPTGQKQFPNEDGAAVEISTASVPNGGFSIFSVQKQPDTGTSPVSEYIKTGDRGTLDREDKLAAPKGGYSIFSVNKQPDTLTSPKNSDTDVTDQTQRYTSVNKEQPSRNNDYSFLPKITPSLESTVSSSPKTSKGSGSDVQLTHLPLEILPAACKPNQEPLKTKVPWDSGSDEKVQETRVAENLKQIVIKPVDDFNMDKDIDESRFYTETKSQVNGVVSKARIINVLPVQVPTLQIMIPEETDSDTALPNIKSQNNGGIPNVRVINVKPLNEPCLNITSTRESRANVVTAARIQKVLDATNEPGPEITSLSDDITVAARKPSSLATEDVLGVKNTGPLVDPLMREFPVPRPKIQNWTTEPLKQPNHLPNVGQGEVFENNLFDPDHGSPSRPKEPDNDASRSEDIVTVPAANGGDFVKVIHNNNIFKTTFQPFFQAYF from the exons ATGACAAATGGAAACAATCGTCTCAAAGAATTCGCTGAAAATCAGAAAT TCATGATGGAGACTGACTTGGCCTTCTTTCTTGGATACGTGGTGATGACTATCGTGGCTACTCGATTCAGAT ACGTCTTGTCGCTGAGAAAGCTGCTGCATCTAACCTATCGGTTATTCTATAGCAGTCTGTTCTTCAAGACAGTGTGTCTTCTACTCCTAAACATCGATTTATCGAGGTTTGCCCGGACCGGACTTGAAATGACTAAGATGCAAGACGCTG ctGAGGTTTTCTCGTGGCTGTCTACGGTTTTCTTTGTGTGTGTTCTTCTGCTTGTGTCAAAGGGGTTCTCTATCACCAG AGCTCAGATCAGCCTTCCTGGAACAGTGAAGACGATATGTTTTGGTTTCATCTACTTGACCTTCTACACTATCGTCTTCTTTGACCAACGTGTGCTCCTGGACCCCCAAGACATCATTGTTAGTATGACGTCACTATCAGCAAGCG GTGCTATCATTTTCGTATACGGCTGTATCGTGACGATCAAGAACCACCCAAGAAAGGTGTCCTTCTATTTACCATTCACTATCTTCTTTAGTGTTTGGTTTGTAGCTGAGCCTACCTATCGACTTCTATCCTTGTACGTCTACCCAGTTCTAAAAAG TCCTAATATCTGGAATGGGATCGACCTGGCTTTGTGTTTTACTGGACATGCCTATTTCCTGTATATAACGCGACCGGACCGTCTTAATAAACGGTTCCCTTTCCATCTGCGAGCAGGAAAG GTTTCATTCCGTGATATCGATGAAGACGTAGAAGATCTCTATATTCCATCGAAGGACTTTTATTCCATTTTCCAAACTGGAAAGAAATCGGATATCGGACCTGGAACGACATTGACTATCCCCGAAGGACCCCAGCACTTCCAAACACCAGTG TTGCCTTTCAACGCACCATCGGAAGAGTGCCTGGCTGTCCTTCTTCGACCATCCTTACCGGAGATACCAACCGTGTCTGCTACTGTTGACCTATCATACCGAATACCCTCACCGGAGATACCAACCGTGTCTGCTAATGTTGACCCAGCATACCGAACACCATCACCGGAGATACCAACTGTGTCTGCTACTGTTGACCCAGCATACCGAACACCATCAACGGTTATACCAAAAGTATCTGGTACTGTCCAGAAACAGACACCTGCAACGTCCTCGGTATTTGTTTCCATGCCTTCTGTAGTGGCTAGGCAGTCGAAGAAGATCACTCCTGCTGGGTCACCAACCGGTCAGAAACAATTTCCGAACGAAGACGGCGCGGCAGTTGAGATCTCCACG GCTTCTGTTCCCAATGGAGGGTTCTCTATATTCTCCGTCCAAAAACAACCG GACACCGGAACGTCTCCTGTATCTGAGTACATCAAGACAGGAGACAGAGGTACTTTGGATCGTGAAGACAAG CTTGCTGCTCCAAAAGGAGGATATTCTATCTTCTCTGTGAACAAGCAACCG GACACCCTGACTTCGCCAAAAAATTCTGACACGGATGTGACAGATCAGACGCAGAGGTACACCTCTGTGAATAAG GAACAGCCCAGTCGTAACAATGACTACAGCTTCTTGCCAAAGATCACACCATCCCTCGAATCCACTGTGTCATCTTCTCCGAAAACTTCCAAAGGATCCGGATCTGATGTCCAACTGACCCATCTTCCTCTGGAGATCCTGCCAGCGGCATGCAAACCCAATCAAGAGCCTTTGAAGACCAAGGTTCCTTGGGACTCTGGATCTGATGAGAAGGTGCAAGAAACCAGAGTTGCTGAGAATCTGAAACAGATCGTTATCAAACCAGTAGATGACTTTAACATGGATAAAGACATTGATGAATCCCGATTTTACACAGAGACCAAAAGCCAGGTCAACGGCGTCGTTTCTAAAGCGAGGATCATTAATGTTCTACCAGTTCAAGTGCCTACCTTGCAGATAATGATCCCTGAGGAAACCGATTCCGATACTGCTTTGCCTAACATAAAAAGCCAGAATAACGGCGGCATTCCAAACGTAAGGGTCATCAATGTTAAACCACTGAATGAGCCTTGCCTGAACATCACTTCTACCAGGGAATCCAGGGCCAATGTGGTTACTGCTGCTCGAATCCAGAAAGTCCTTGATGCTACAAACGAGCCCGGGCCAGAAATCACATCTCTTTCTGATGACATCACGGTCGCCGCACGAAAGCCATCTTCTTTGGCAACAGAGGACGTACTCGGGGTCAAGAATACTGGACCTCTTGTAGATCCATTGATGAGGGAGTTCCCGGTTCCTCGTCCAAAGATCCAGAACTGGACCACCGAGCCCCTAAAGCAGCCAAATCATCTCCCCAACGTCGGACAAGGAGAAGTGTTTGAGAATAATCTCTTCGATCCAGATCATGGAAGTCCATCTCGTCCAAAAGAGCCGGATAATGATGCTTCCAGATCTGAAGACATCGTCACTGTTCCTGCTGCCAACGGAGGAGATTTCGTAAAGGTGATTCAcaataacaatatttttaaaacaacctTTCAACCTTTCTTCCAAGCTTACTTTTAA